A DNA window from Iodobacter ciconiae contains the following coding sequences:
- a CDS encoding N-acetylmuramoyl-L-alanine amidase family protein, with amino-acid sequence MWRLLLLLSCAAPAQAATIAVDVGHHLGAPGAVSAYGVSELSYNLALARQVESTLLAAGHKVVLINADGQMRELRHRVQVAAAADLLISIHHDSVQPQYLQAWDVAGKSQHYADQFSGYSLFIHSQALQFSRSFACAQAVSQSLLSQGFKPTNHHAPGIAGEERVQLDPRLGIYDADFVVVRLGKIPSILFEAGVIVNRAEALALQEPATQIHMAEAILKGLACLK; translated from the coding sequence ATGTGGCGACTCCTGCTGCTGCTTAGTTGTGCTGCCCCGGCACAGGCTGCCACTATTGCTGTGGATGTTGGCCATCACTTGGGCGCGCCCGGTGCTGTGAGTGCTTATGGGGTGAGCGAGTTGAGCTACAACTTGGCACTTGCCCGCCAGGTAGAGAGCACTTTGCTGGCAGCCGGGCATAAGGTTGTTTTAATTAACGCAGATGGTCAGATGCGTGAATTACGTCATCGGGTACAGGTTGCAGCGGCTGCTGATCTATTGATTTCTATTCATCACGATTCGGTACAGCCGCAGTATTTACAGGCATGGGATGTGGCAGGTAAAAGCCAGCACTATGCGGATCAATTTAGTGGTTATTCCCTGTTTATTCATTCGCAAGCCTTGCAGTTTAGCCGCTCTTTCGCCTGTGCCCAGGCGGTGTCACAGTCTTTACTGAGTCAGGGCTTTAAGCCGACGAACCATCATGCACCGGGCATTGCCGGGGAGGAACGTGTACAGCTTGATCCTCGCTTAGGTATTTATGATGCAGATTTTGTCGTGGTGCGCCTTGGTAAAATCCCTTCCATTCTGTTTGAAGCAGGTGTGATTGTGAATCGGGCAGAGGCACTTGCTTTGCAAGAGCCCGCTACCCAAATTCATATGGCCGAAGCCATTTTAAAAGGTCTTGCTTGTCTGAAGTAA
- a CDS encoding proline--tRNA ligase: MRTSQLYFSTLKEAPSEAELISHKLMLRAGLIKRLGSGLYTWMPLGLRVLRKVEAVIRDEMNKAGAQEMLMPAVQPAELWQETGRWDVFGPQMLKITDRHERQFCFGPTHEEVITDIARSELRSYKQLPVSFYQIQTKFRDEIRPRFGVMRAREFTMKDAYSFHANFESLQATYGAMYQSYSNVFARLGLKFRAVAADTGAIGGSGSHEFHVLADAGEDLLAYCPDSDYAANTELAEALAPAEPRRAPGEAMRDIDTPKQTTCEAVAALMDISMERTVKLLALMTSANELVIALLRGDHNLNEVKLGKVEGMADFRFASDEEIRAAFNCPPGFLGPVGIPAGVRVIADRTVAAMSDFVCGANKPKFHLAGVNFGRDLPEPNIVADIRNVVNGDASPDGKGTLEICRGIEVGHIFQLRTTYAEKMKCQFTDADGSLKTMEMGCYGIGVSRIVAAAIEQNHDERGIKYPAAIAPFTVAIVPMGYHRSETIKAAADALYAEFTAAGVDVLLDDRNERPGSMFADMELIGIPHRITIGEKGLAEGMVEYIARAGGEMKKIALTDVVRVLSEK, translated from the coding sequence ATGCGCACGTCACAACTTTATTTCTCAACTCTAAAAGAAGCGCCTTCCGAGGCCGAACTGATCTCGCACAAGCTGATGCTGCGTGCAGGTTTAATCAAACGCCTTGGTTCCGGCCTTTATACATGGATGCCGCTGGGGTTGCGTGTACTGCGTAAAGTTGAAGCCGTGATCCGCGATGAAATGAATAAAGCAGGTGCGCAGGAAATGCTGATGCCTGCGGTGCAGCCTGCAGAGTTGTGGCAGGAAACGGGGCGCTGGGATGTTTTTGGCCCGCAAATGCTTAAAATTACTGACCGTCATGAGCGTCAGTTTTGCTTTGGCCCGACGCACGAAGAGGTGATTACTGACATCGCCCGCTCGGAATTACGCAGCTACAAACAATTGCCGGTGAGCTTTTATCAGATACAAACTAAATTTCGTGACGAAATTCGGCCGCGTTTTGGTGTGATGCGTGCGCGCGAATTTACTATGAAAGATGCATATTCTTTCCATGCTAATTTTGAATCTTTGCAAGCTACTTATGGTGCGATGTATCAGAGTTATTCCAATGTGTTTGCTCGCCTGGGCTTGAAGTTCCGTGCTGTGGCCGCCGATACCGGTGCAATTGGCGGCTCGGGCAGCCATGAGTTCCATGTGCTGGCGGATGCCGGTGAAGATCTGTTGGCCTACTGTCCAGATTCAGATTATGCGGCCAACACCGAGCTGGCCGAAGCCTTGGCTCCAGCCGAGCCACGCCGCGCACCGGGCGAAGCGATGCGTGATATCGATACCCCTAAGCAGACCACTTGTGAAGCCGTTGCTGCATTGATGGATATCAGCATGGAGCGCACGGTTAAATTACTGGCCTTGATGACATCCGCCAATGAGCTGGTCATTGCCCTGCTGCGCGGCGATCACAACTTAAACGAAGTAAAACTGGGTAAGGTCGAAGGTATGGCCGATTTTCGCTTTGCCAGTGACGAAGAAATCCGTGCTGCCTTTAATTGTCCGCCAGGCTTTCTTGGGCCGGTTGGCATTCCAGCTGGCGTGCGCGTGATTGCAGATCGCACCGTTGCCGCGATGAGCGATTTTGTTTGTGGTGCAAATAAGCCTAAGTTTCACCTGGCTGGTGTTAACTTTGGCCGTGATTTGCCAGAGCCAAATATCGTTGCCGATATTCGTAATGTGGTGAATGGCGATGCCAGCCCGGATGGCAAAGGCACATTAGAAATCTGCCGTGGCATCGAAGTGGGCCATATTTTCCAGCTGCGCACTACTTACGCAGAAAAGATGAAATGTCAGTTTACTGATGCAGATGGCTCATTAAAAACCATGGAAATGGGCTGCTATGGTATCGGTGTGTCGCGCATCGTTGCCGCTGCTATTGAGCAAAACCATGACGAACGCGGGATTAAATATCCCGCAGCTATCGCTCCATTTACTGTAGCAATTGTGCCTATGGGCTATCACCGCTCAGAAACGATTAAAGCAGCGGCCGATGCGCTGTATGCCGAGTTTACTGCCGCAGGCGTGGATGTCTTGTTAGATGATCGTAATGAGCGTCCGGGCTCCATGTTTGCTGATATGGAATTAATCGGCATTCCTCATCGTATTACCATCGGTGAAAAAGGCTTGGCGGAAGGCATGGTTGAATACATTGCCCGTGCTGGCGGTGAGATGAAAAAAATCGCACTTACTGATGTGGTTCGCGTGTTGAGCGAAAAGTAA